One Ammoniphilus sp. CFH 90114 genomic window carries:
- a CDS encoding Ku protein, with product MHTMWKGSISFGLVNIPVKMFSATEDKDIRFRHLHKECGTPIKYVKMCPSCNREIETAEIVKGYEYEKGRFVIIQDEDIEAITPETRKTIEILDFVSLEQIDPIYFDKTYFLSPNETGDKAYTLLREAMNRTGKIAIAKITIRSKESLAAVRLYHNCIVMETIFYPDEVRSIEHVPGLPGKVELNESEMNMAVQLIENLATDFNPEKYTDEYRSKLTEMIHAKIEGEEIQEAPEAPRLGKVVDLMAALQASIEATKQDKAPAAGTAEAAEAKEPAKKRRKKVTV from the coding sequence ATGCATACCATGTGGAAAGGATCCATTAGCTTTGGTCTTGTAAATATACCTGTAAAAATGTTCTCCGCCACTGAAGATAAAGATATTCGCTTCCGTCATTTGCACAAAGAGTGCGGAACACCCATTAAATACGTCAAAATGTGTCCATCCTGTAATCGTGAAATTGAAACGGCAGAAATTGTAAAAGGGTACGAGTACGAAAAAGGTCGCTTCGTCATCATCCAAGATGAAGATATTGAGGCGATCACGCCCGAAACTCGAAAAACCATAGAAATTCTTGACTTTGTAAGTCTAGAGCAGATTGATCCGATCTACTTTGACAAAACTTATTTTTTATCACCGAATGAAACGGGAGATAAGGCTTACACATTGCTTCGGGAAGCCATGAATCGCACAGGCAAGATTGCCATTGCTAAGATTACCATCCGATCCAAGGAAAGCTTAGCTGCCGTCCGGTTATATCATAATTGTATCGTGATGGAGACGATCTTCTACCCGGATGAGGTCCGGTCGATTGAACATGTTCCAGGACTTCCAGGAAAAGTAGAACTTAATGAATCAGAGATGAACATGGCTGTTCAGCTCATTGAAAACCTTGCGACAGATTTTAATCCTGAAAAGTATACGGATGAGTATCGCTCTAAACTCACAGAAATGATTCATGCGAAAATTGAAGGGGAAGAAATTCAGGAAGCTCCAGAAGCGCCTCGCTTAGGCAAAGTTGTTGACCTCATGGCGGCTCTTCAGGCCAGCATCGAGGCGACGAAGCAGGACAAAGCCCCAGCAGCAGGTACTGCAGAGGCAGCTGAAGCCAAGGAGCCTGCTAAAAAGCGCCGTAAAAAGGTTACCGTCTAA
- the ligD gene encoding non-homologous end-joining DNA ligase, whose product MDPKDLGNNQGTSIHLPEGVVMKREEFEIEVEGRMVRITNPQKIMWPEAEITKFDYIRYLIEVAPAMLPYLTNRLLTTIRYPDGIHGKSFYQKNIPDHAPEWIKTHTWRDTNYIVANDLPTLVWLGNQACIELHVAFNHYQKERYPTELVFDLDPMDLDDYTHVLEIALLIQEVLQSLGLFSQPKTSGASGLQIYIPIEVKYTFEEAHMLNKFIAHYIAERFPQKVTIERLVKNRGSKLYFDYIQHGEGRTLPAVYTPRAREAASVSAPVSWDEVRLGFHPKDFTIQTMKDRLERAGDLFASITVEKKNQSLDQLLEFLKQKVT is encoded by the coding sequence ATGGACCCGAAGGATTTAGGTAACAATCAAGGTACAAGTATACATTTACCCGAGGGAGTTGTCATGAAAAGAGAAGAATTTGAAATTGAAGTAGAAGGCCGGATGGTCAGAATTACGAATCCTCAAAAAATCATGTGGCCTGAAGCTGAGATTACCAAGTTTGACTACATACGCTATCTGATTGAGGTGGCACCCGCTATGCTGCCTTACTTGACGAATAGGTTGCTAACCACGATTCGGTATCCGGATGGAATCCATGGGAAGTCTTTTTACCAAAAGAACATACCGGACCACGCTCCAGAATGGATAAAAACCCATACATGGAGAGACACGAACTATATTGTTGCCAACGATCTTCCCACTCTCGTTTGGTTGGGGAACCAAGCCTGCATTGAATTGCATGTGGCCTTTAACCATTATCAGAAGGAACGGTACCCAACGGAACTCGTTTTTGACTTAGATCCCATGGATCTTGACGATTATACTCATGTGCTGGAGATTGCTCTTCTTATACAGGAAGTTTTACAATCTCTAGGCTTATTTAGTCAGCCCAAGACCTCGGGAGCATCAGGGCTACAAATCTATATTCCCATAGAAGTGAAGTATACTTTTGAAGAAGCGCATATGCTTAATAAGTTTATTGCTCATTATATAGCCGAACGCTTTCCACAAAAGGTGACCATTGAGAGATTGGTGAAAAATAGAGGGAGTAAGCTCTATTTTGATTATATTCAGCATGGGGAAGGCAGGACGCTGCCTGCAGTCTATACTCCCAGAGCAAGAGAGGCGGCCAGCGTTTCTGCTCCGGTAAGCTGGGATGAAGTGCGATTGGGATTTCATCCTAAAGATTTCACGATTCAAACGATGAAAGACAGATTGGAGCGGGCAGGAGATTTGTTTGCTTCCATTACGGTGGAAAAGAAAAATCAATCCCTTGATCAGCTTCTAGAATTTCTAAAACAAAAAGTAACTTGA
- a CDS encoding amidohydrolase, with product MKKIVVGGTIVTVNEQNEVITNGALVFEEGKITYVGETPEDLSGYGEIIDVKGSIVMPGLVNTHGHAAMSLLRGYADDLPLQEWLETKMWPLEGQFTSDHVKWGTMLSIIEMLRTGTTSFVDMYDHMDQVAEAVEKSGMRASLTRGVIGLCPGDVQKAKLEEATAFARNWHGQAGGRITTMMSPHAPYTCPPDYIRQIVEKAHELDLPVHIHMSESLREVEQNVKDYGLRPPAHLDKLGVFERPTLVAHAVHLTDEEIDLLAARKVKVSHNPISNLKLASGVARVPELLAKGVTVSLGTDSSASNNNLNLFEEIKMTALLHKGVSYNPVVVPAEEALRMGTRYGAESMFIGDQTGALEVGKKADFIVIRTDRSHFHPFHDPVSHLVYATSGYDVHDVYVDGVQLVSKGQLLTVDEEQVIFEANRMFKLLKR from the coding sequence TTGAAGAAGATCGTTGTTGGCGGCACCATCGTTACGGTGAATGAACAGAATGAAGTAATTACGAATGGCGCACTTGTTTTTGAAGAGGGAAAGATTACATACGTAGGCGAGACTCCAGAGGATCTCTCTGGTTACGGTGAGATAATCGATGTAAAAGGGTCTATTGTGATGCCAGGTTTGGTGAATACACATGGCCATGCTGCTATGTCATTGCTTCGGGGGTATGCAGATGACCTGCCGCTACAGGAGTGGCTAGAGACGAAAATGTGGCCGCTTGAAGGGCAGTTTACATCAGATCACGTAAAGTGGGGAACCATGCTCTCCATCATCGAGATGTTAAGAACGGGTACTACGAGTTTTGTGGATATGTATGACCATATGGATCAAGTGGCAGAAGCGGTTGAGAAAAGCGGGATGCGAGCTAGCTTGACCCGTGGAGTCATCGGATTATGTCCGGGAGACGTTCAGAAGGCAAAGCTTGAAGAGGCAACTGCCTTCGCTCGCAACTGGCATGGACAAGCAGGCGGTAGAATTACTACGATGATGTCTCCCCATGCCCCCTATACGTGTCCGCCTGACTACATACGCCAGATCGTGGAGAAGGCTCATGAACTGGATCTGCCTGTACATATTCATATGTCAGAATCTCTGCGAGAAGTAGAGCAGAACGTCAAGGACTACGGACTTCGCCCACCTGCACATCTTGACAAGCTTGGAGTGTTTGAACGACCAACCCTAGTCGCTCATGCCGTCCATCTTACCGATGAGGAAATAGACTTGCTTGCTGCAAGGAAGGTAAAGGTGTCTCATAATCCGATTAGTAATCTAAAATTGGCAAGTGGAGTGGCTCGTGTTCCAGAACTGTTGGCTAAAGGAGTTACCGTTTCCTTAGGCACCGATAGTTCAGCTAGTAACAATAACCTAAACTTGTTTGAAGAAATTAAGATGACAGCCTTGTTACATAAAGGAGTAAGCTACAATCCTGTTGTCGTCCCTGCAGAGGAAGCATTGCGAATGGGGACTCGATATGGGGCAGAATCCATGTTTATCGGAGATCAGACAGGAGCATTAGAAGTTGGGAAAAAGGCAGATTTTATCGTGATAAGAACCGATCGATCTCATTTCCATCCTTTCCATGATCCGGTGTCACATCTTGTTTATGCTACTTCAGGATACGATGTCCATGACGTTTATGTAGATGGTGTACAGCTTGTTTCTAAAGGGCAATTGCTAACCGTAGACGAAGAGCAGGTCATTTTTGAGGCGAATCGGATGTTTAAATTGCTGAAAAGGTAA
- a CDS encoding DUF5590 domain-containing protein, translating to MRNWLIGLSILMLLVIWQTGHLIYSVLDDKASWEKEGIMLALEFTAIEQVEKVSLYHGKDRYTVVRGKNASDIPMIAWFKDGSFEGFEYEKDVVPQERIEEQVRAQVKIKEWVRLQPGMEDRRPVWEALLIDEEDKFNYYYYDMLSGQFIRSYRLQKENS from the coding sequence GTGAGGAACTGGCTAATCGGGTTGTCCATCCTGATGTTGCTGGTGATATGGCAGACAGGCCATCTCATATATAGCGTATTGGATGACAAGGCATCTTGGGAAAAAGAAGGTATCATGCTGGCGCTCGAGTTCACAGCGATTGAACAAGTGGAGAAGGTTTCCCTTTATCATGGGAAGGATCGCTATACGGTAGTACGGGGGAAAAACGCATCAGATATCCCCATGATTGCCTGGTTTAAGGATGGATCGTTTGAAGGATTTGAATACGAGAAGGACGTAGTACCACAGGAAAGAATCGAAGAACAAGTGAGGGCCCAGGTGAAGATAAAAGAATGGGTTCGTCTGCAACCTGGAATGGAAGATCGCAGACCTGTATGGGAAGCGCTTCTTATAGATGAGGAAGATAAATTTAACTATTATTATTATGACATGTTGAGCGGGCAATTTATTCGTTCTTACCGATTACAAAAGGAAAATAGTTAG
- a CDS encoding AAA family ATPase codes for MSKEIVIGIIPALFIFLAFMGVNIAPLIIGGALIAIFAYFMIRQSGGGIGIGQGKKGKNSVPKTDMKFEDIGGQERAKGELKEALDFLIHKDDAKKYGIRPLKGILLTGPPGTGKTLMAKAAANYTNSAFVAASGSQFVEMYVGVGAQRIRDLFKEVKTQAEKNNQDSGIIFIDEIDVLGGKREGSHHREYDQTLNQLLTEMDGMSTTDQPRILIMAATNRSDMLDDALLRPGRFDRKIVVDLPDKKARRQILNIHVKNKPLAEDIDLERIAQETYGFSGAQLESVTNEAAIYAFREKSNMITTAHFSLAIDKVMMGEKTDRETNEQERERVAIHELGHAIISEEVNPYSVSQVTVSPRGQALGYVRQNPQEDRYLYTLEYLEKQIMICLGGAVAEELKYGHRSTGSKGDFDQALRLVHSMIDSGLSQLGIVKLEMLRKEDIQAESSKILDELLDKTRKILKSKRQLMEEGAVILVKEEVLSGDFFRNFSKQERKEVS; via the coding sequence ATGAGTAAAGAAATTGTGATTGGAATTATTCCTGCTTTATTTATTTTTCTAGCCTTCATGGGCGTGAACATTGCCCCTCTTATTATTGGGGGAGCCCTTATTGCCATCTTTGCCTATTTTATGATTCGTCAGTCCGGCGGTGGAATTGGAATTGGACAAGGGAAAAAGGGGAAAAACAGCGTTCCAAAAACAGATATGAAATTTGAGGACATTGGAGGTCAGGAGCGCGCTAAAGGCGAGCTGAAGGAAGCCCTTGACTTCCTTATTCATAAGGATGACGCAAAGAAATATGGTATTCGCCCACTGAAGGGGATTCTTCTGACTGGACCTCCGGGAACAGGAAAGACCCTCATGGCAAAGGCTGCAGCCAACTACACGAATTCGGCTTTCGTTGCGGCTAGTGGTTCACAGTTCGTTGAGATGTACGTAGGTGTTGGAGCTCAGCGTATTCGTGATCTTTTTAAAGAAGTAAAGACACAAGCCGAGAAAAATAATCAAGACAGCGGCATTATCTTTATTGACGAAATTGATGTTTTAGGTGGGAAGCGTGAAGGCAGCCATCACCGTGAATATGATCAAACCTTAAACCAATTGCTAACCGAGATGGATGGGATGTCAACGACAGACCAACCACGTATTCTGATCATGGCGGCAACGAACCGTTCCGACATGCTAGACGATGCATTGTTGCGTCCAGGGCGTTTTGACCGTAAGATTGTCGTGGACCTTCCGGATAAAAAGGCAAGAAGACAGATTCTTAACATCCATGTAAAAAACAAGCCACTTGCAGAGGATATTGATCTAGAACGTATTGCACAAGAAACCTATGGTTTTTCCGGTGCTCAGTTAGAAAGTGTTACCAATGAAGCGGCGATTTATGCGTTCAGAGAAAAGTCTAACATGATTACCACGGCTCACTTCTCTCTTGCAATTGACAAGGTTATGATGGGAGAAAAGACGGATCGTGAGACCAATGAGCAAGAACGTGAGCGAGTTGCGATTCATGAGCTTGGCCATGCGATTATTTCTGAAGAGGTTAACCCTTATTCGGTTTCTCAAGTAACGGTCAGTCCACGGGGACAGGCACTGGGCTATGTTCGTCAGAATCCTCAAGAAGATCGCTACTTGTATACATTGGAATACCTTGAGAAGCAGATCATGATTTGTTTAGGTGGAGCTGTCGCTGAGGAGTTAAAATATGGCCACCGCAGCACAGGTTCTAAGGGTGATTTTGACCAGGCTCTTCGACTTGTTCACTCCATGATTGACAGCGGACTATCTCAATTGGGCATTGTGAAGCTTGAGATGCTGCGTAAAGAAGATATCCAAGCAGAGAGCTCTAAGATTCTAGATGAGCTTCTAGATAAAACGAGAAAGATTCTAAAGTCCAAGCGTCAGCTTATGGAAGAGGGCGCCGTGATTCTTGTAAAAGAAGAAGTTCTAAGCGGGGATTTTTTCCGCAACTTCTCTAAGCAAGAGCGTAAGGAAGTAAGCTAA
- a CDS encoding phosphotransferase has product MLNKLIKRVNKNYDLKIKKKSLIKKDSAMVVKLTDQSGTKYALKTLYTNKQRQEFIARSELLLSKKGVKLAKPIPTTDNKLYFIYRGHPYVLYEWAEGERHPLNNSKDLESLVKTIAGMHKASYNLNFPKKTKVYRNTNWNREYKKRLKFIKQFYQTNKNSVHPRLQAYLHALPFFSNMGKKALKLLANSKADSLSKKYKEQILVHGDAHQGNILNHDQEKTIIDLEDIRYDLPSKDLIRIFAKYTKRHKFEGEVFEKMLNSYEKINPLGKKKRKVVLIDFLFPNTIYRMLRLKKYKIQSLGEVKEIIKQEKKMARYISQLLANYDEKDPTSA; this is encoded by the coding sequence ATGTTAAACAAACTTATCAAACGAGTGAACAAAAATTACGATCTAAAGATAAAAAAGAAATCTCTGATAAAGAAAGATTCTGCCATGGTGGTCAAATTAACCGATCAGAGCGGGACGAAATACGCTCTGAAAACACTATATACAAACAAGCAAAGGCAAGAATTTATTGCTCGTTCTGAATTACTGTTAAGCAAGAAGGGTGTCAAGCTAGCGAAGCCAATCCCAACTACGGATAATAAACTCTATTTCATCTACCGGGGACATCCGTACGTGTTATATGAATGGGCAGAAGGAGAGAGACATCCTTTAAATAACTCGAAGGATTTAGAAAGCCTAGTTAAAACCATAGCGGGAATGCATAAGGCCTCCTATAATTTAAACTTTCCAAAGAAGACGAAAGTGTATCGAAATACCAATTGGAATCGGGAGTATAAGAAGAGACTGAAATTTATTAAGCAATTTTATCAAACAAACAAAAATAGTGTTCATCCTCGGCTACAAGCCTACCTTCATGCCCTCCCTTTCTTTAGCAATATGGGCAAGAAGGCTTTAAAACTTTTAGCCAATAGCAAAGCCGACTCACTCTCTAAAAAGTATAAAGAACAAATCCTTGTTCATGGCGATGCCCATCAAGGAAATATCCTCAACCACGATCAAGAAAAAACGATCATTGATTTAGAAGACATACGCTATGATCTCCCATCCAAAGATTTAATACGGATTTTTGCTAAATATACGAAGAGGCATAAATTTGAGGGAGAAGTATTTGAGAAGATGCTAAATTCATATGAGAAGATTAATCCACTCGGCAAGAAAAAACGGAAAGTCGTTCTTATTGACTTTCTCTTCCCCAATACCATTTATAGAATGCTGCGCTTAAAGAAATATAAGATTCAATCCTTGGGTGAGGTTAAGGAGATCATTAAACAAGAGAAGAAGATGGCAAGGTACATTAGTCAATTGTTAGCTAATTACGACGAAAAAGACCCCACTTCGGCATAA
- a CDS encoding glycosyltransferase yields the protein MRKVAVIRSVFLPISETFIYNELTNLKKTKAILCTQRRINKKEFPFKRVYKYKKREQLERILRKRKIKLIHARFGTIGVAVLPVKKKLGIPMLTSFHGSDLPTNRKRSDTYRKELKQLFKSGEGFTVPSKDMKRILIRFGCPKKKIHIQYSGINVNEFGFKKRALNKREKIIILSVGRLVEKKGMKYLLSAFSRVHKQFPKVELRIVGDGPLKKELKRRARKKGIRDKVHFLGRLSHEKVQKEMQKAHIFVLASIKAKGGNQEGIPNVIKEAMACGLPVVSTWHGGIPELVEHKKTGYLVKEKDKKALAESILKLIHHPERWGEMGRRGRDKVLKQFNMKHQVRKLERLYRKLVKKA from the coding sequence TTGCGAAAGGTTGCTGTCATTCGCTCTGTCTTTCTACCGATTAGTGAGACTTTTATCTATAATGAGCTGACGAATCTAAAAAAAACAAAGGCTATCCTTTGTACCCAACGAAGGATTAATAAGAAAGAATTCCCCTTTAAGAGAGTCTATAAGTATAAAAAGCGCGAGCAACTAGAGAGAATTCTCCGCAAAAGAAAAATAAAGCTTATTCATGCCCGATTTGGTACCATTGGCGTGGCTGTTCTACCGGTTAAGAAGAAGCTAGGAATCCCTATGCTAACATCCTTTCATGGATCAGATCTTCCAACCAACCGCAAAAGAAGTGATACTTACCGAAAAGAACTGAAGCAGTTGTTTAAGAGTGGGGAAGGTTTCACTGTGCCCTCAAAAGATATGAAGAGGATTCTTATTCGTTTCGGTTGTCCTAAGAAAAAAATCCACATTCAGTATAGCGGGATCAATGTGAACGAGTTTGGATTCAAAAAAAGGGCGCTAAATAAACGTGAAAAAATCATTATCCTATCTGTTGGTCGGCTTGTTGAAAAGAAAGGAATGAAATACTTACTCTCCGCGTTTTCTCGGGTGCATAAACAATTTCCAAAAGTGGAACTGCGAATTGTAGGTGATGGACCATTAAAAAAAGAATTAAAAAGACGTGCGAGGAAGAAAGGAATCCGAGATAAGGTGCATTTCTTAGGAAGATTGTCTCATGAAAAAGTTCAAAAGGAGATGCAAAAAGCTCATATTTTCGTTCTGGCTAGCATTAAAGCAAAGGGAGGAAATCAAGAAGGAATTCCTAATGTCATTAAGGAAGCGATGGCTTGCGGGTTGCCTGTAGTCTCTACATGGCATGGAGGAATTCCTGAACTCGTTGAGCATAAGAAAACGGGTTATCTTGTTAAGGAAAAAGATAAAAAGGCTTTAGCTGAATCAATACTAAAGCTTATCCATCATCCTGAGCGATGGGGGGAGATGGGAAGAAGAGGAAGGGATAAAGTACTAAAACAGTTTAATATGAAACATCAAGTTCGAAAGTTAGAAAGATTGTATAGAAAACTGGTAAAGAAAGCCTAA
- a CDS encoding glycosyltransferase family 4 protein, translated as MKIALISSDRGPCPPVKGGAIQLLISRVAPILAKEHEVTVYSITDPALKDKETVKGVKYIRYPTETFFDEVSSHISRKSYDIIQTFNRPGWITKLRKISPQSKFVLSLHNLLNDSEKHGSFSLRDADQIMTVSQFVAKETIKDYPAAKGKIQPIYTGVDLQEYAPVWSEKGKQWRRQIRKEYGIKAKDPLILFVSRLVPYKGCHHLVHAMRKIVQHVPRATLLVVGSKWYADDKKDKYWNYLQKRAKPLKKRIVFTSYVPVDDIPRYFAAADLFICASQWKEPLARVHYEAMAAGLPIITTKRGGNGEVVHEGKTGYIIKDYKNPKVYAKHAIRLIKQPLRARLMGRLNRKLAAETYHFDRVSQDWLKLYHSLI; from the coding sequence ATGAAAATTGCGTTGATCAGTTCCGATCGGGGTCCCTGTCCACCGGTAAAGGGAGGGGCTATTCAACTCCTAATCTCTAGAGTAGCACCGATTTTGGCTAAGGAACATGAAGTCACAGTGTATTCTATTACCGATCCAGCTCTAAAGGATAAAGAGACGGTAAAAGGCGTAAAGTATATAAGATATCCAACAGAGACTTTTTTTGATGAGGTCAGCTCTCACATCTCACGTAAAAGTTATGATATTATTCAAACGTTTAATCGACCTGGTTGGATAACGAAGCTAAGGAAAATTTCCCCCCAATCTAAATTCGTCCTCTCCTTGCATAATCTCCTAAATGATTCAGAAAAACACGGATCGTTTTCACTTAGAGATGCAGATCAAATCATGACAGTTAGTCAGTTTGTAGCAAAAGAGACTATCAAGGATTATCCCGCAGCTAAAGGAAAAATTCAACCGATCTATACGGGAGTCGATTTGCAAGAATATGCACCAGTTTGGTCAGAAAAAGGGAAACAATGGAGGAGGCAAATCCGAAAAGAGTACGGAATCAAGGCTAAAGATCCACTTATCCTTTTTGTTAGTCGGTTGGTTCCTTATAAGGGATGCCATCATTTAGTTCATGCAATGAGGAAAATTGTTCAGCATGTGCCAAGAGCAACCTTACTAGTAGTGGGGAGTAAGTGGTATGCTGATGATAAAAAGGATAAATATTGGAATTATCTTCAAAAACGTGCTAAACCTCTAAAAAAAAGAATTGTATTTACTTCGTACGTCCCTGTAGATGACATTCCTCGATATTTTGCGGCTGCAGATCTCTTTATTTGCGCTTCCCAATGGAAAGAACCGCTTGCAAGGGTTCATTATGAGGCCATGGCAGCAGGACTGCCCATCATCACGACGAAACGAGGAGGAAATGGTGAAGTCGTTCATGAAGGAAAAACAGGCTATATCATTAAGGATTATAAAAATCCGAAAGTATATGCTAAACATGCGATTAGACTAATAAAACAACCTCTACGGGCCCGACTCATGGGAAGGTTGAATCGCAAGCTCGCTGCCGAAACCTATCACTTTGACAGAGTATCGCAAGATTGGTTAAAGCTTTATCACTCTTTGATCTAG
- a CDS encoding AarF/UbiB family protein, with protein MEDFKSIKVKVREQRKLGETKLKVKNPTTYKLIGQGAQGAVFKLSSKRCVKIYAKKTSAKKELKAIEAGQRMSFMPKLYESAPTYIVMEYIKGKDLKRHLRKHGEVSELIVKQVLDILSNMKKLKFTRLDMRLRHILVTKDEELKVVDHVNAYTTKSSKPRLFLKDLKREKLLKPFLKEVKKIDRALYKEWRR; from the coding sequence ATGGAAGACTTCAAGTCTATTAAGGTAAAAGTCAGAGAGCAAAGAAAGTTGGGAGAAACGAAATTAAAGGTGAAAAACCCCACAACATACAAATTGATCGGACAAGGAGCGCAGGGTGCGGTATTCAAACTATCCTCCAAGCGTTGTGTAAAGATCTATGCAAAAAAAACAAGTGCCAAAAAAGAACTAAAAGCAATCGAAGCAGGACAAAGGATGTCCTTTATGCCTAAACTCTACGAGTCAGCGCCTACTTATATTGTGATGGAATATATCAAGGGAAAGGATTTAAAAAGACATTTACGCAAACATGGTGAAGTTTCCGAACTTATCGTTAAGCAAGTTTTAGATATTCTTTCGAATATGAAGAAGCTAAAATTTACTAGACTTGATATGAGGCTTCGCCATATCCTTGTGACAAAGGATGAAGAATTGAAAGTCGTGGATCATGTAAATGCGTATACAACCAAGAGCTCAAAACCTCGGCTATTTCTTAAAGACCTGAAAAGGGAAAAGTTACTCAAACCTTTTTTGAAAGAGGTAAAGAAAATAGATCGTGCCCTCTATAAAGAATGGAGACGGTGA
- the asnS gene encoding asparagine--tRNA ligase, which yields MNPTISQLGRFEGQEIRIGVWLYNKRSSGKIQFLQLRDGSGFVQGVLVKAEATPEVWERAKELTQESSLYVTGIVRAEERAPSGYELTVTGIEIIQIAEEYPISLKEHGVEFLMDHRHLWIRSPRQRAILAIRSEIIRSMYEFFHENGFTKVDSPILTPTSAEGTTSLFHTKYFDEDAYLSQSGQLYAEAAAMALGRVFTFGPTFRAEKSKTRRHLIEFWMVEPEMAFCDHEESLIIQENFVSHVAASVLKNCQKELKVLDRDISKLENIQAPFPRITYDDAIKLLQEKGHEIKWGDDFGAPDETAIAEHFDKPVFITHYPAGIKAFYMKPDPNRPEVVLCADLIAPEGYGEIIGGSQRIDDLELMKQRYEEHKLDEEAYKWYLDLRKYGTVPHAGFGLGLERTVAWMCGVEHVRETIPFPRLLNRLYP from the coding sequence ATGAATCCAACTATCAGTCAGTTAGGACGCTTTGAAGGTCAAGAAATCCGAATTGGGGTCTGGCTATACAATAAAAGATCAAGTGGAAAAATTCAGTTCCTTCAGTTAAGAGATGGTTCCGGTTTTGTTCAAGGAGTCTTGGTGAAGGCGGAAGCAACTCCTGAAGTATGGGAAAGAGCAAAGGAGCTAACGCAAGAGAGTTCCCTTTATGTAACAGGGATTGTACGAGCCGAGGAACGTGCGCCAAGCGGCTATGAGCTTACTGTAACGGGAATTGAAATCATACAAATTGCAGAAGAATATCCGATTTCTCTTAAGGAGCACGGAGTAGAGTTTCTGATGGACCACCGTCATCTATGGATTCGCTCTCCAAGACAGAGAGCGATCCTTGCTATTCGCTCGGAGATTATCCGTTCTATGTATGAGTTTTTCCATGAAAATGGTTTTACCAAGGTGGATTCTCCGATTCTGACACCAACATCTGCTGAAGGGACAACCTCTCTATTTCATACCAAGTACTTTGATGAAGATGCCTATCTTTCTCAGAGCGGACAGCTCTATGCGGAAGCTGCTGCGATGGCACTAGGGCGTGTATTTACATTTGGCCCCACCTTCCGAGCTGAGAAATCGAAGACAAGACGCCATCTTATTGAATTCTGGATGGTCGAGCCTGAGATGGCGTTCTGTGATCATGAAGAGAGTCTTATCATTCAGGAGAACTTCGTCAGTCATGTTGCGGCGTCGGTGTTGAAGAATTGTCAGAAGGAATTGAAGGTATTAGATCGTGATATCAGTAAGCTTGAGAACATTCAAGCTCCTTTCCCACGCATCACATACGACGATGCTATTAAGTTGCTTCAAGAAAAGGGACACGAGATTAAGTGGGGAGATGATTTTGGGGCACCTGATGAAACGGCCATTGCTGAACACTTTGATAAGCCTGTCTTCATTACACATTATCCCGCAGGTATCAAAGCGTTTTATATGAAGCCAGATCCTAATCGACCGGAAGTGGTTCTATGTGCGGACCTTATTGCTCCTGAAGGATATGGTGAGATTATCGGGGGAAGTCAACGGATTGACGATCTTGAACTCATGAAGCAACGCTATGAAGAGCATAAGCTTGATGAGGAAGCTTATAAGTGGTATCTTGACCTAAGAAAATACGGTACTGTACCACACGCTGGGTTCGGACTGGGCTTAGAGCGGACAGTAGCCTGGATGTGTGGCGTAGAACATGTAAGGGAAACCATCCCATTCCCGAGATTGCTTAACCGTTTATATCCATAG